The proteins below come from a single Drosophila miranda strain MSH22 chromosome Y unlocalized genomic scaffold, D.miranda_PacBio2.1 Contig_Y1_pilon, whole genome shotgun sequence genomic window:
- the LOC117189837 gene encoding protein kintoun-like isoform X1 → MSTAAASRKKHSKLHNEERADITKDEFEGIREALSKEEFRKLFFDYVEEVQDPENRKIYEQETTQLEKERGVDIKFVHPKPGFVVKTSIDGELKCFINIASSPEVAQPNSEVGMNPETGGRGLSWSIPMAQTRGRDDCDAKNDHCKVFDVVFHPDALHLATRDSQFRKALIDTALDAVEREYEVALDRANLKYSKLDYKGIARPTVIRKLAANPTPEEQEPHPLEHMYPTKPPAYNSEPKILPMKTKAAPVPEFAVPKYSIKQSHEVDLSEYTDELDAKLHVTVPRSLVVEIELPLLRSTAECQLDVTAKSVHLLSERLGAKYRLKLDLPFVVDDKAGNARSDTEKRRLSITLPVVRKSVNQQRQMHDTLRYLSREDSGVELHSSSESPVEDDADGDMPETPELETAASPDPPALTHSTFLKDSVHYQLPKFDCNALDNAMAFVLDVAHVQPDSIVTLKTEGSVSVKFATIRSGYYPTHYAFYMELPSVDMEEYHKDHCIESIEAEAWDNNVIMKLFLVAESKAPTSYLAGLHANGLKEYQVYGHYKPKTDKNNGCEPNPPRDVQIIRTDDAVVISVRTPHSSITTEEDDEQRQQLHKKPSKKQRKRNKKQRSYSESACEEMLDQQDGPLGRKKDATTPMVPQRKQRSYSECNDSTIRSENVNRGILKRFSRYGPRPSISDSCSSIDDCGFSSHSCSVDASGSLFSQSFNGIPEEDRTEEGLSESCKKTVRFNDQIMKQVFRHDSSILGQRKKNQKRRNCKLRAQQRRLSEGDSADYEETRDTALKQQGEPSGNKLHDSGLDLTGASASHRTDSNSKSYRTRQDHADADAKNDAMMFEMDDEDDEM, encoded by the exons ATGTCAACTGCCGCCGCCTCACGTAAGAAACACTCAAAGCTCCATAATGAAGAGCGCGCCGACATAACCAAGGACGAGTTCGAGGGCATCCGCGAGGCGCTCAGCAAGGAGGAGTTCCGCAAGCTATTCTTCGATTACGTCGAGGAGGTCCAAGACCCGGAGAACCGCAAGATCTACGAGCAGGAGACTACGCAGTTGGAGAAGGAGCGAGGCGTTGACATTAAATTCGTACACCCCAAGCCGGGATTTGTGGTGAAGACGTCCATTGACGGTGAGTTGAAATGCTTCATCAACATTGCCAGTTCGCCGGAGGTTGCCCAGCCCAACAGCGAGGTGGGCATGAATCCGGAGACAGGTGGTCGTGGCCTAAGCTGGTCCATACCCATGGCCCAGACGAGGGGGCGGGACGACTGCGATGCGAAGAACGACCACTGCAAGGTCTTTGATGTGGTCTTCCATCCGGATGCCCTGCACCTGGCCACCCGTGACTCCCAGTTTCGAAAAGCTTTGATCGACACAGCGCTGGACGCCGTCGAGCGCGAGTACGAGGTAGCCCTGGACCGTGCCAATCTGAAGTATTCCAAGCTGGATTACAAGGGCATAGCCCGACCCACTGTGATACGCAAGCTGGCCGCCAATCCCACACCGGAGGAGCAGGAACCGCATCCCCTCGAGCATATGTACCCCACGAAGCCACCCGCCTACAATTCAGAGCCGAAAATTCTACCCATGAAAACCAAGGCGGCACCAGTGCCGGAGTTCGCGGTGCCCAAGTATTCCATCAAGCAAAGCCACGAGGTGGACCTGTCGGAGTACACCGATGAGCTCGATGCCAAGCTGCATGTGACCGTGCCGCGCTCCCTTGTCGTGGAGATTGAACTGCCCCTACTCCGATCCACTGCCGAATGCCAGCTGGATGTCACAGCCAAGTCAGTCCATCTGCTGAGCGAGCGACTGGGTGCCAAGTACCGTCTCAAGCTTGATTTGCCCTTTGTTGTGGACGACAAGGCTGGCAATGCCCGCTCTGACACTGAGAAGCGTCGCCTCAGCATCACCCTGCCTGTGGTGCGCAAGAGTGTTAACCAGCAGCGCCAGATGCACGACACACTACGCTACCTCAGTCGCGAGGACAGCGGAGTGGAGCTGCATTCTAGCAGTGAGTCCCCCGTGGAGGATGATGCCGATGGGGACATGCCGGAAACCCCTGAGTTAG AGACAGCTGCATCCCCTGATCCGCCCGCCCTGACACACAGTACGTTCTTAAAGGATTCCGTGCACTATCAACTGCCCAAATTCGACTGCAATGCGCTTGACAATGCCATGGCCTTTGTTCTGGATGTGGCCCACGTCCAGCCGGATTCCATCGTGACATTGAAGACGGAGGGGAGCGTATCCGTGAAGTTTGCCACCATTCGCAGTGGCTACTATCCCACGCACTATGCCTTCTATATGGAGCTACCGTCCGTGGATATGGAGGAGTACCATAAGGATCACTGTATCGAAAGCATCGAAGCAGAGGCCTGGGACAACAATGTGATAATGAAGCTGTTTCTCGTTGCCGAGAGCAAGGCCCCAACGAGCTATCTGGCCGGTCTGCATGCCAACGGTCTCAAAGAATATCAGGTCTACGGGCACTACAAGCCAAAAACCGATAAAAATAATGGGTGCGAGCCCAACCCCCCCAGGGACGTACAGATTATACGCACGGATGATGCCGTGGTCATCAGCGTACGCACACCACACAGTTCCATCACCACGGAGGAGGATGATGAGCAACGGCAGCAGCTGCATAAAAAGCCAAGCAAGAAGCAACGCAAGCGAAACAAGAAGCAGCGCTCCTACTCGGAGTCTGCGTGTGAGGAAATGCTCGACCAGCAGGACGGTCCACTGGGACGCAAGAAGGATGCCACGACACCCATGGTGCCACAGCGCAAGCAACGCAGCTACTCGGAGTGCAACGATAGCACCATTCGCAGCGAGAATGTCAATAGGGGAATCCTCAAGCGGTTCAGTCGCTACGGTCCGAGACCGTCCATATCGGACAGCTGTTCCTCCATCGATGACTGTGGCTTCTCCTCGCACTCCTGTTCTGTGGATGCATCGGGCTCTCTGTTCTCGCAATCTTTTAATGGAATTCCCGAGGAAGATCGGACCGAGGAAGGCCTTTCGGAGAGCTGCAAGAAGACTGTTAGATTTAATGACCAAATCATGAAGCAAGTGTTTAG ACACGACTCAAGCATCCTCGGTCAGCGCAAGAAGAACCAGAAGCGTCGCAATTGCAAATTGCGTGCTCAGCAGCGTCGCCTCAGCGAGGGGGATTCGGCAGACTACGAGGAGACCCGTGACACCGCCCTCAAG CAGCAAGGGGAACCATCAGGCAACAAGCTCCACGATAGCGGACTGGATCTGACTGGAGCATCTGCTTCCCACCGTACGGACAGCAACTCGAAGTCCTATCGCACTCGCCAGGACCacgccgatgccgatgccaaGAATGATGCCATGATGTTTGAAATGGATGATGAAGACGATGAGATGTAA
- the LOC117189837 gene encoding protein kintoun-like isoform X2 → MSTAAASRKKHSKLHNEERADITKDEFEGIREALSKEEFRKLFFDYVEEVQDPENRKIYEQETTQLEKERGVDIKFVHPKPGFVVKTSIDGELKCFINIASSPEVAQPNSEVGMNPETGGRGLSWSIPMAQTRGRDDCDAKNDHCKVFDVVFHPDALHLATRDSQFRKALIDTALDAVEREYEVALDRANLKYSKLDYKGIARPTVIRKLAANPTPEEQEPHPLEHMYPTKPPAYNSEPKILPMKTKAAPVPEFAVPKYSIKQSHEVDLSEYTDELDAKLHVTVPRSLVVEIELPLLRSTAECQLDVTAKSVHLLSERLGAKYRLKLDLPFVVDDKAGNARSDTEKRRLSITLPVVRKSVNQQRQMHDTLRYLSREDSGVELHSSSESPVEDDADGDMPETPELETAASPDPPALTHSTFLKDSVHYQLPKFDCNALDNAMAFVLDVAHVQPDSIVTLKTEGSVSVKFATIRSGYYPTHYAFYMELPSVDMEEYHKDHCIESIEAEAWDNNVIMKLFLVAESKAPTSYLAGLHANGLKEYQVYGHYKPKTDKNNGCEPNPPRDVQIIRTDDAVVISVRTPHSSITTEEDDEQRQQLHKKPSKKQRKRNKKQRSYSESACEEMLDQQDGPLGRKKDATTPMVPQRKQRSYSECNDSTIRSENVNRGILKRFSRYGPRPSISDSCSSIDDCGFSSHSCSVDASGSLFSQSFNGIPEEDRTEEGLSESCKKTVRFNDQIMKQVFRHDSSILGQRKKNQKRRNCKLRAQQRRLSEGDSADYEETRDTALKQGEPSGNKLHDSGLDLTGASASHRTDSNSKSYRTRQDHADADAKNDAMMFEMDDEDDEM, encoded by the exons ATGTCAACTGCCGCCGCCTCACGTAAGAAACACTCAAAGCTCCATAATGAAGAGCGCGCCGACATAACCAAGGACGAGTTCGAGGGCATCCGCGAGGCGCTCAGCAAGGAGGAGTTCCGCAAGCTATTCTTCGATTACGTCGAGGAGGTCCAAGACCCGGAGAACCGCAAGATCTACGAGCAGGAGACTACGCAGTTGGAGAAGGAGCGAGGCGTTGACATTAAATTCGTACACCCCAAGCCGGGATTTGTGGTGAAGACGTCCATTGACGGTGAGTTGAAATGCTTCATCAACATTGCCAGTTCGCCGGAGGTTGCCCAGCCCAACAGCGAGGTGGGCATGAATCCGGAGACAGGTGGTCGTGGCCTAAGCTGGTCCATACCCATGGCCCAGACGAGGGGGCGGGACGACTGCGATGCGAAGAACGACCACTGCAAGGTCTTTGATGTGGTCTTCCATCCGGATGCCCTGCACCTGGCCACCCGTGACTCCCAGTTTCGAAAAGCTTTGATCGACACAGCGCTGGACGCCGTCGAGCGCGAGTACGAGGTAGCCCTGGACCGTGCCAATCTGAAGTATTCCAAGCTGGATTACAAGGGCATAGCCCGACCCACTGTGATACGCAAGCTGGCCGCCAATCCCACACCGGAGGAGCAGGAACCGCATCCCCTCGAGCATATGTACCCCACGAAGCCACCCGCCTACAATTCAGAGCCGAAAATTCTACCCATGAAAACCAAGGCGGCACCAGTGCCGGAGTTCGCGGTGCCCAAGTATTCCATCAAGCAAAGCCACGAGGTGGACCTGTCGGAGTACACCGATGAGCTCGATGCCAAGCTGCATGTGACCGTGCCGCGCTCCCTTGTCGTGGAGATTGAACTGCCCCTACTCCGATCCACTGCCGAATGCCAGCTGGATGTCACAGCCAAGTCAGTCCATCTGCTGAGCGAGCGACTGGGTGCCAAGTACCGTCTCAAGCTTGATTTGCCCTTTGTTGTGGACGACAAGGCTGGCAATGCCCGCTCTGACACTGAGAAGCGTCGCCTCAGCATCACCCTGCCTGTGGTGCGCAAGAGTGTTAACCAGCAGCGCCAGATGCACGACACACTACGCTACCTCAGTCGCGAGGACAGCGGAGTGGAGCTGCATTCTAGCAGTGAGTCCCCCGTGGAGGATGATGCCGATGGGGACATGCCGGAAACCCCTGAGTTAG AGACAGCTGCATCCCCTGATCCGCCCGCCCTGACACACAGTACGTTCTTAAAGGATTCCGTGCACTATCAACTGCCCAAATTCGACTGCAATGCGCTTGACAATGCCATGGCCTTTGTTCTGGATGTGGCCCACGTCCAGCCGGATTCCATCGTGACATTGAAGACGGAGGGGAGCGTATCCGTGAAGTTTGCCACCATTCGCAGTGGCTACTATCCCACGCACTATGCCTTCTATATGGAGCTACCGTCCGTGGATATGGAGGAGTACCATAAGGATCACTGTATCGAAAGCATCGAAGCAGAGGCCTGGGACAACAATGTGATAATGAAGCTGTTTCTCGTTGCCGAGAGCAAGGCCCCAACGAGCTATCTGGCCGGTCTGCATGCCAACGGTCTCAAAGAATATCAGGTCTACGGGCACTACAAGCCAAAAACCGATAAAAATAATGGGTGCGAGCCCAACCCCCCCAGGGACGTACAGATTATACGCACGGATGATGCCGTGGTCATCAGCGTACGCACACCACACAGTTCCATCACCACGGAGGAGGATGATGAGCAACGGCAGCAGCTGCATAAAAAGCCAAGCAAGAAGCAACGCAAGCGAAACAAGAAGCAGCGCTCCTACTCGGAGTCTGCGTGTGAGGAAATGCTCGACCAGCAGGACGGTCCACTGGGACGCAAGAAGGATGCCACGACACCCATGGTGCCACAGCGCAAGCAACGCAGCTACTCGGAGTGCAACGATAGCACCATTCGCAGCGAGAATGTCAATAGGGGAATCCTCAAGCGGTTCAGTCGCTACGGTCCGAGACCGTCCATATCGGACAGCTGTTCCTCCATCGATGACTGTGGCTTCTCCTCGCACTCCTGTTCTGTGGATGCATCGGGCTCTCTGTTCTCGCAATCTTTTAATGGAATTCCCGAGGAAGATCGGACCGAGGAAGGCCTTTCGGAGAGCTGCAAGAAGACTGTTAGATTTAATGACCAAATCATGAAGCAAGTGTTTAG ACACGACTCAAGCATCCTCGGTCAGCGCAAGAAGAACCAGAAGCGTCGCAATTGCAAATTGCGTGCTCAGCAGCGTCGCCTCAGCGAGGGGGATTCGGCAGACTACGAGGAGACCCGTGACACCGCCCTCAAG CAAGGGGAACCATCAGGCAACAAGCTCCACGATAGCGGACTGGATCTGACTGGAGCATCTGCTTCCCACCGTACGGACAGCAACTCGAAGTCCTATCGCACTCGCCAGGACCacgccgatgccgatgccaaGAATGATGCCATGATGTTTGAAATGGATGATGAAGACGATGAGATGTAA
- the LOC117190768 gene encoding calcineurin subunit B type 2 produces the protein MGNETSLPMEMCSNFDADEIRRLGKRFRKLDLDNSGALSVDEFMSLPELQQNPLVQRVIDIFDADGNGEVDFKEFIQGVSQFSVKGDKLSKLRFAFRIYDMDNDGYISNGELFQVLKMMVGNNLKDTQLQQIVDKTIGFADKDEDGKISFDEFCSVVGNTDIHKKMVVDV, from the exons ATG GGAAACGAAACATCACTGCCCATGGAAATGTGCTCCAATT TCGATGCCGATGAGATTCGACGCTTGGGCAAACGTTTCCGCAAACTGGATCTGGACAATTCGGGGGCATTGAGTGTGGACGAGTTCATGTCGCTGCCGGAGCTGCAACAGAATCCGCTGGTGCAGCGCGTGATCGACATATTCGATGCCGATGGCAACGGGGAGGTGGACTTTAAGGAGTTCATCCAAGGCGTCTCACAGTTCAGCGTTAAGGGTGATAAACTGTCGAAGCTGCGCTTCGCGTTCCGCATCTacgacatggacaacgatGGATACATTTCGAATGGTGAACTTTTTCAG GTTTTAAAAATGATGGTGGGCAACAATCTGAAGGACACGCAACTGCAACAGATAGTGGACAAGACAATCGGTTTCGCGGACAAGGATGAGGATGGCAAGATATCGTTCGACGAATTCTGTTCGGTGGTTGGAAACACGGACATACACAAGAAGATGGTTGTTGACGTTTAA